One genomic segment of Brevibacillus laterosporus LMG 15441 includes these proteins:
- a CDS encoding DUF3817 domain-containing protein — protein sequence MLKTVLGRVRVVGFLEGLSFLLLLFIAMPLKYYADLPIGVQVIGPLHGVLFVLYLFAIAHATFALRWSFIRAIGAVLASVIPFGTFVLDARLKKDA from the coding sequence ATGCTAAAAACCGTTTTGGGACGTGTTCGTGTGGTTGGCTTTTTAGAAGGTCTTTCCTTCTTACTTCTGCTGTTTATCGCGATGCCACTAAAGTATTATGCTGATCTGCCAATTGGTGTACAAGTGATCGGGCCCTTGCATGGTGTTCTGTTTGTTCTCTATCTATTCGCTATTGCTCATGCTACTTTTGCGTTAAGATGGTCATTCATTCGTGCGATAGGTGCTGTGCTAGCATCGGTTATCCCATTTGGAACCTTTGTTTTAGATGCCCGATTAAAAAAGGATGCTTAG
- a CDS encoding heterocycloanthracin/sonorensin family bacteriocin encodes MDDFQNELKKLKVDKFQGGDVSPWENESQQDAMLVQRRCGRCHRCSCSCSCSCSCSCSCSCSCSCVCLFINCFRCSRCSRCF; translated from the coding sequence ATGGATGATTTCCAAAACGAACTTAAAAAGTTGAAAGTTGACAAATTCCAGGGTGGAGATGTATCGCCTTGGGAAAATGAAAGTCAGCAAGATGCAATGCTAGTTCAGAGAAGATGCGGACGGTGTCACCGCTGCTCGTGCAGTTGTTCCTGTAGCTGCTCATGCAGTTGTTCGTGCAGTTGTTCCTGTAGCTGCGTTTGCCTCTTCATCAATTGCTTCCGATGCAGTCGTTGTTCCCGTTGCTTCTAG
- a CDS encoding SagB family peptide dehydrogenase, whose amino-acid sequence MRLDTFLHTLHFDIEKAIPLDFEVDWEDAPLPFKLYRGLPVIPLSAEIPLMLEERQASTKPDLREISHFLWYVYGLTQFSGSVFDLNTMEQAFGPIQSYRRFVPSGGARYPNEIYVYLKLEGAHTGIYHYDVAHQRLVLLRKGNFDDYMARALGNRCDLSTCFATVFVTTMFWKNFFKYNNFAYRLQGLDAGVLIGQLLEVSKRFGYESGVYFQFLDRALNHLLGLSEQEESVYAVIPLSVEPGSTWFGKGNGANESVTAAELCRELLKVEHNHYVRSQRVLPYPMLIQMTEASQLESLQSFRRFEGAKNITYEGNTVALPQVGRFFYDLGSVCRKRVSPEMGFVLGKVSQQQLATLLQEATASFQYRNDLDEDQENRQPRVFLYCCLYNVEDIPDGAYRYDSEAHALRQIRLGDHRLYLQQGMNLDNVNLFQVPLCFHVAGDKDHLKAALGYRGYRIQQMEAGMLVQRLLLAATALGMGGHPLLGYDVESCDNLNRMDSHGKTSLIQIPVGPYRPRSRLEGGLHG is encoded by the coding sequence ATGAGGCTGGATACGTTTCTGCACACTCTTCATTTCGACATAGAAAAGGCAATACCACTTGACTTCGAGGTGGACTGGGAAGACGCACCCTTGCCATTTAAGCTCTACCGTGGCTTGCCTGTCATCCCGTTGTCTGCGGAAATACCGCTTATGCTGGAGGAGCGACAAGCGAGCACGAAACCAGATCTGCGAGAAATAAGTCATTTTCTCTGGTACGTATACGGTCTGACTCAATTCAGCGGGTCTGTCTTTGATCTGAATACGATGGAACAAGCTTTTGGACCGATACAATCGTACCGACGGTTTGTTCCGTCTGGCGGTGCGAGGTATCCAAACGAAATATACGTATATCTGAAGCTGGAAGGTGCCCATACCGGTATCTACCATTATGATGTCGCTCACCAGCGATTGGTTTTATTGCGTAAAGGAAATTTCGATGATTATATGGCTCGTGCTCTTGGCAATCGCTGTGATCTATCGACTTGTTTTGCGACCGTTTTTGTGACGACCATGTTTTGGAAAAATTTCTTTAAATACAATAACTTCGCCTATCGCCTGCAAGGTCTGGATGCTGGCGTGCTGATAGGGCAATTACTCGAAGTTTCGAAACGGTTTGGCTATGAATCGGGGGTATATTTCCAGTTTCTCGATCGTGCGCTTAACCATCTGCTGGGGCTGTCAGAACAGGAGGAGAGCGTCTATGCGGTCATCCCGCTGTCGGTGGAGCCGGGGAGTACGTGGTTTGGGAAAGGAAATGGCGCAAATGAAAGCGTCACGGCCGCTGAATTGTGTCGGGAGTTGCTAAAGGTAGAGCATAATCACTACGTACGGTCGCAGCGGGTTTTGCCATACCCGATGCTGATCCAAATGACCGAAGCGTCCCAACTGGAATCTCTACAATCGTTTCGGCGGTTTGAAGGAGCAAAGAACATTACCTATGAGGGTAACACAGTGGCACTCCCTCAAGTAGGGCGGTTCTTTTATGATCTGGGCTCGGTCTGCAGAAAACGAGTTTCGCCAGAAATGGGTTTTGTTTTAGGCAAGGTAAGCCAACAGCAATTGGCTACTTTATTACAAGAGGCGACTGCTTCCTTCCAATATCGAAACGATTTGGATGAGGACCAGGAGAATCGCCAACCCCGTGTCTTCCTGTATTGCTGTTTGTACAACGTAGAAGACATTCCGGATGGTGCCTACCGCTATGACAGTGAAGCTCATGCGTTGCGGCAGATACGTCTTGGCGATCATCGGCTTTACCTGCAACAAGGCATGAATCTGGACAATGTAAATCTGTTTCAGGTACCGCTCTGCTTTCATGTGGCAGGGGATAAAGATCACCTCAAAGCAGCACTGGGGTACAGAGGGTATCGCATCCAGCAGATGGAGGCGGGCATGCTCGTGCAACGTTTACTTTTGGCGGCTACTGCTCTCGGCATGGGCGGGCACCCACTGCTTGGCTATGACGTGGAGTCTTGTGATAATCTCAATCGGATGGATTCGCATGGAAAAACCAGCTTGATCCAGATTCCGGTTGGTCCCTATCGTCCGAGGTCCCGATTGGAGGGGGGGTTGCATGGCTAG
- a CDS encoding site-specific integrase, translating to MTNPSYPVIKYLKYLDNLGKAENTLKSYCYHLMLYFKFLNEERKVYEDVSLDLLSDFIGWLRHVQEDLAPCEGGFICSSN from the coding sequence ATAACCAATCCATCGTACCCTGTCATAAAATATTTAAAATACCTAGACAATCTTGGAAAAGCTGAGAATACCTTAAAATCCTATTGTTATCATCTGATGCTGTATTTCAAATTCCTTAATGAGGAAAGGAAGGTTTATGAAGATGTAAGTCTTGATTTATTAAGTGATTTCATTGGTTGGTTGAGGCATGTCCAGGAGGATTTGGCACCTTGCGAGGGCGGCTTCATTTGCTCGAGCAACTGA
- a CDS encoding ABC transporter substrate-binding protein → MYIIDDFVRFRTELIHIPLKEPISISLEQIATLLCCTTRNSRFILQKWIALQWIAWIPGKGRGNRSQLSFLVEPDEIVVSHAQQMIYSGQVAEALTLMQKYTVTLPRANERFQRWFRGQFGLQWEREQEQGKRIETLRLPLGEPLSVVDPIHAYLRSECHISQHICETLLRYNKTSGRMESHLAYHIEKNESGDRWTIFLRKGILFHHGQELLASDVIYSFHRLARENSPYQWLTREISEMIERDDRVIEIRLTGPNHLFDRYLGNEHLAIVPRDYVEQVGTDFARMPVGTGPFKLIRNDDGLVILEAFESYFGFRPHLDRVQFIALQKKTDENEQITTYGMWYEMDEVVNVEQTGEGDSGEWQRATSDDWCVQYLSCNQRKTGPTANLSFRQALQLILSPKQMLHELGGARHEVATCFASWKRDSLPKEESQRESELCLFEHVRLLLQQSNYQGESLRLHTFTDRDHVEDCEWIKEQCAMYGISIEVHYYAVSELLRPTTIEQADLIHDSATVGDDTELSLLEVFLSYNSFIYSHMKDEDRHSIDRAITHLQSLQSGIDQQKAIAEIEQMLQKQIAYLPLYRNRIGLMVDPRLHGIRINRQGHVDYRTLWYKHRS, encoded by the coding sequence ATGTATATCATAGATGATTTTGTTCGATTTCGAACGGAATTGATTCATATTCCATTAAAAGAGCCTATTTCGATTTCTCTTGAGCAAATTGCTACTCTGTTGTGCTGCACTACCCGGAATAGTAGGTTTATTTTGCAGAAATGGATTGCTCTTCAATGGATTGCATGGATACCTGGCAAAGGAAGGGGAAATCGTTCACAGCTTTCCTTTCTAGTTGAGCCAGATGAAATAGTAGTCAGCCATGCGCAACAGATGATTTATTCAGGACAGGTAGCAGAAGCACTGACCCTTATGCAAAAATATACGGTTACTCTGCCAAGGGCTAATGAACGATTCCAGCGATGGTTTCGAGGACAATTTGGATTACAGTGGGAACGGGAGCAAGAGCAAGGCAAACGGATCGAGACACTGCGTCTTCCTCTAGGTGAACCATTATCTGTAGTTGACCCTATCCACGCTTATTTACGCTCCGAGTGCCATATCAGTCAGCATATTTGTGAAACGTTGCTTCGCTATAATAAGACATCTGGAAGAATGGAATCTCACCTAGCCTACCATATCGAAAAGAATGAATCTGGGGATCGCTGGACGATTTTTTTACGCAAAGGAATCTTGTTTCACCACGGGCAGGAACTACTAGCAAGCGATGTCATTTATAGCTTTCATCGCTTAGCAAGGGAGAATTCTCCTTATCAATGGCTTACGCGAGAAATAAGTGAGATGATCGAGCGCGACGATCGAGTGATTGAAATAAGGCTTACAGGTCCTAATCATTTGTTTGATCGTTATCTAGGAAATGAGCATCTTGCCATTGTTCCAAGGGATTATGTAGAGCAGGTAGGTACCGATTTTGCTAGGATGCCGGTAGGAACGGGGCCGTTTAAACTTATTCGCAACGATGATGGCCTGGTCATACTTGAAGCCTTTGAAAGCTATTTCGGTTTTAGACCCCATCTGGATCGTGTGCAGTTTATTGCGTTGCAAAAAAAGACTGATGAAAACGAACAGATAACAACGTATGGTATGTGGTATGAAATGGATGAAGTAGTTAATGTAGAGCAAACAGGAGAGGGGGACAGCGGGGAGTGGCAAAGGGCAACGAGCGATGATTGGTGTGTTCAGTATCTAAGCTGCAATCAGCGAAAAACAGGACCTACGGCAAATCTTTCCTTTCGACAGGCGCTGCAACTGATTTTATCCCCCAAACAGATGCTGCACGAACTGGGAGGGGCACGCCATGAAGTAGCTACGTGCTTTGCTTCTTGGAAAAGAGATAGCTTACCGAAAGAAGAGAGCCAACGAGAATCTGAGCTGTGTCTTTTTGAGCATGTGCGTTTGTTACTACAACAAAGCAATTATCAAGGAGAATCTCTTCGTTTACATACTTTTACCGATCGAGATCATGTGGAAGATTGCGAATGGATTAAAGAGCAGTGTGCGATGTATGGGATAAGCATCGAAGTTCATTATTATGCGGTGAGTGAGTTACTGCGGCCTACCACTATTGAGCAGGCTGATTTGATTCATGATAGCGCCACAGTGGGCGATGATACCGAGCTGTCTTTATTAGAAGTTTTTTTATCATATAACAGTTTTATTTATTCTCATATGAAGGATGAGGATCGGCACAGCATTGACAGGGCGATTACTCACCTACAAAGCCTTCAATCGGGGATAGATCAACAGAAGGCAATCGCCGAAATCGAGCAAATGCTACAGAAACAGATAGCTTATCTGCCCCTTTACCGTAATCGGATAGGGTTAATGGTTGACCCGCGTCTGCACGGAATCAGAATTAATCGCCAAGGACATGTGGATTATCGTACATTGTGGTACAAGCATAGGAGTTAA
- a CDS encoding MDR family MFS transporter, protein MKLRHPLKKNWTHRYHITIWIRMFGAFITSLSGSMLAPFLLLYLHDKLNGAVLVPMLIVGLQPLTDIMVTLLGGGITDRLGRKPVMLLALIMQSIAMAGFMFADSVLSFALLYMLHGAGQSLFVPAQRAQIADVTTESQRVEVFGLLNTISYTGLALGPVGGMLLYQYDPTWLFGIEALSIFIYMLVCWWKLPETAPVSATAPSSSSDQVEVSETAEKETRSSERIGVSHASKGTGKHRYFSFHRMTALITRYKHVLKLMIYTLPISFFYAQTETSFRIYLQESFVNYVSIIATLSTIKAILAVILQLPLVKLTERLSFQRVMLLSCSCFMVTAAAYGFSKSMLVLILVQLSWTVGETIGLTRLHTYISEIAPPEERGRYFSLHGIHWDISRTFGPFLGGIVLLTFGGEILFSICLILLLLSGILFFRSPNFHKLTRQDVDFRK, encoded by the coding sequence ATGAAATTACGTCATCCATTGAAAAAAAATTGGACTCACCGCTATCATATCACCATCTGGATCAGAATGTTTGGAGCATTCATAACCAGCCTATCTGGCTCAATGCTTGCCCCATTTTTATTATTATATCTGCATGATAAATTAAATGGTGCTGTGCTAGTACCTATGCTTATAGTCGGATTACAGCCGTTAACCGACATCATGGTTACACTGCTCGGAGGCGGCATTACCGATCGATTAGGCCGTAAACCCGTGATGTTACTTGCTCTGATTATGCAAAGTATAGCAATGGCAGGTTTTATGTTCGCTGACTCGGTACTTAGCTTTGCCTTGCTGTACATGCTGCATGGAGCGGGACAATCATTGTTTGTTCCTGCCCAACGTGCCCAAATTGCTGATGTAACAACAGAGAGTCAACGCGTGGAAGTGTTCGGATTACTCAATACCATTAGCTATACTGGTCTTGCGTTAGGCCCTGTTGGGGGAATGCTGCTATACCAGTATGATCCTACCTGGCTATTTGGTATAGAAGCGTTATCCATATTTATCTACATGCTTGTATGCTGGTGGAAATTGCCCGAAACAGCTCCTGTCTCAGCTACTGCTCCCTCTTCCTCGTCTGATCAGGTAGAGGTGTCGGAAACAGCGGAGAAAGAAACCAGATCTTCCGAGCGCATTGGAGTAAGCCATGCTTCTAAAGGAACGGGTAAGCATCGTTACTTCTCATTCCATCGAATGACTGCACTGATCACGAGATACAAACATGTACTCAAGCTGATGATCTACACTCTACCAATCAGTTTTTTCTATGCTCAAACGGAGACTAGCTTCCGTATCTATTTGCAAGAAAGCTTTGTTAACTATGTATCTATTATTGCAACTCTCTCAACCATTAAAGCCATTTTAGCTGTGATATTACAGCTCCCATTAGTCAAGCTTACAGAACGATTATCCTTTCAGCGTGTGATGCTGTTATCCTGCTCATGCTTTATGGTAACCGCGGCCGCCTACGGATTTTCTAAAAGCATGCTCGTCCTTATCCTCGTTCAACTATCTTGGACTGTGGGAGAAACCATCGGACTAACACGCTTGCATACGTACATTTCCGAGATCGCTCCTCCAGAGGAACGCGGCCGTTATTTCTCTTTACACGGCATTCACTGGGATATTTCACGCACATTTGGTCCTTTTTTAGGCGGAATTGTGTTGCTTACCTTTGGTGGCGAAATCTTATTTAGCATTTGCCTTATCCTGTTGCTCTTATCGGGAATCTTATTCTTCCGATCACCAAATTTTCACAAATTGACCAGACAAGACGTGGACTTTCGAAAGTAA
- a CDS encoding TOMM precursor leader peptide-binding protein encodes MSSVVLVVGEGLLADLVCKELSGPYEVVRQTDLKAQIPKTAEIALVLHDAWNPFVHREAEAVLQTSGIPWLRGFVAFGEGVVGPLVRPGTPGCSQCADLRYLMAGRERQEIWELQQRLGEQANISRDAWASHTGLLQMTHVLVAEVQRVLTGEQAHLEGRLFLINLKMLRSSRHFILPDPSCEVCGQMPEDSALAARISLKPNPKISADSYRSRSMDDLKKVLGKEYLDYRTGFLNKKLRDLVSPFADVSVSLPLFTGDEGTAGRTHSYEDSEMTAILEGLERYCGIAPRGKRTVIRDSFHNLADQALDPVKVGLHTEEQHERPDFPFVRFDPDRPMYWVWGYSFLQERSILVPEMLAYYGMGDKDCFVFETSNGCALGGSLEEAIFYAILEVVERDSFLMTWYGELPLPRIDPFSIHDQELHLMLYRLQAVAGYDVYVFNATMENGIPSVWTLAKNRKEKGVNLICAGGAHPDPVRALKSSIHELAAMLLTLNEKFEANREEYVRMFHDPFLVKKMEHHSMLYALTEAEERLQFLLNDHRPLRTFEEEFIPKPKYGDLTDDLKSLLQTFRRLNLDVIVVDQTTPEILRNGLHCVKVLIPGMLPMTFGHHLTRVKGLDRVLQVPMELGYTKQPLTYEQLNPHPHPFP; translated from the coding sequence GTGAGTTCAGTCGTTTTGGTTGTCGGAGAAGGGCTCTTGGCGGATCTCGTGTGCAAAGAATTGTCTGGTCCATACGAGGTCGTTCGTCAGACGGATTTGAAGGCCCAAATACCGAAAACAGCGGAAATAGCTCTGGTGTTGCACGATGCTTGGAATCCTTTCGTACATCGAGAGGCGGAAGCGGTGTTGCAAACATCTGGCATCCCTTGGCTGCGCGGTTTCGTTGCGTTTGGTGAAGGCGTGGTTGGGCCGCTGGTGCGTCCTGGTACGCCGGGGTGTTCGCAGTGTGCTGATCTGCGATATCTGATGGCGGGACGTGAGCGTCAAGAGATATGGGAGCTGCAACAACGGCTGGGCGAGCAAGCGAATATCTCACGTGATGCATGGGCATCGCACACGGGGCTTTTGCAGATGACTCACGTGCTCGTGGCAGAGGTACAGCGGGTGCTAACAGGCGAGCAAGCCCACTTGGAAGGTCGGTTATTTTTGATCAACCTGAAAATGTTAAGGAGTTCTCGCCACTTCATTCTGCCTGACCCGTCATGTGAGGTTTGCGGTCAGATGCCCGAAGATTCGGCGCTTGCAGCTCGCATATCACTAAAACCTAATCCGAAGATCAGCGCCGACAGTTACCGCTCTCGCTCCATGGACGATCTCAAGAAGGTTTTGGGTAAAGAGTATCTGGATTACCGAACAGGCTTTTTGAATAAAAAACTGCGTGATCTGGTGTCGCCGTTTGCCGATGTAAGTGTAAGTCTGCCGTTGTTCACTGGGGACGAGGGGACAGCAGGGCGGACGCATTCGTATGAGGATAGCGAGATGACAGCCATATTGGAGGGCTTGGAGCGGTACTGCGGAATTGCACCTCGCGGCAAGCGGACCGTGATCCGCGACAGTTTCCACAATCTTGCGGATCAAGCGCTCGATCCCGTCAAGGTAGGGCTACACACCGAGGAACAGCATGAGAGACCTGATTTTCCGTTCGTACGGTTTGATCCTGACCGACCAATGTATTGGGTATGGGGCTACTCGTTCTTGCAAGAGCGCTCGATTTTGGTTCCGGAGATGCTTGCCTATTACGGGATGGGTGATAAGGATTGCTTTGTGTTTGAAACTTCCAACGGATGCGCGTTGGGCGGCAGTCTGGAAGAGGCGATTTTCTACGCCATTTTGGAAGTGGTGGAGCGTGATTCATTCCTGATGACCTGGTATGGGGAGCTTCCTCTTCCTCGTATTGACCCCTTTTCGATTCACGATCAGGAATTGCACTTGATGCTCTACCGTTTGCAGGCGGTGGCCGGTTATGATGTCTATGTGTTTAACGCGACGATGGAGAATGGGATTCCCAGCGTTTGGACACTGGCGAAAAACAGAAAAGAAAAGGGAGTCAATCTGATCTGTGCGGGTGGCGCTCATCCGGACCCTGTGCGGGCGTTGAAAAGCTCAATCCACGAATTGGCCGCTATGCTATTGACATTGAACGAGAAGTTTGAGGCTAACCGTGAAGAGTATGTGCGTATGTTCCACGATCCGTTTCTGGTGAAAAAGATGGAGCATCATTCTATGCTGTACGCTTTGACGGAGGCGGAAGAGCGCCTGCAATTTTTGCTGAATGATCATCGTCCATTGCGAACGTTTGAAGAGGAATTCATACCGAAGCCAAAGTATGGCGACTTAACGGATGATTTGAAGTCCCTTCTTCAGACGTTCCGCCGATTGAATCTCGATGTGATCGTGGTGGATCAGACGACACCTGAAATCTTGCGGAACGGACTGCATTGCGTAAAAGTACTGATTCCGGGGATGCTGCCGATGACTTTCGGACATCACCTGACCCGCGTTAAAGGACTTGATCGGGTACTACAAGTGCCCATGGAGCTTGGGTATACGAAACAGCCGTTAACGTATGAACAGCTCAATCCACATCCGCATCCGTTTCCATAA
- a CDS encoding CapA family protein: MVQQKPSRLQIRRNKKKQEQRKRLRLLILANTVLLTVGLLIVACIYLPEKIDNFFSSQNGASSDSTKPTPDNVRLTFAGDIMMSGHVETLLKDKGYDHAFTHVKDIFLADDYTIGNLETPITEKGSPAANKQFVYKSSPEAVTAMKKSGIDLVNLANNHSMDQGEDGLLDTMYTLDKEKIAYVGAGVNADRAYSPVFVERNGIKMAFFGFSRVVPEISWYASKNKTGLAVMYDPKRAVEAVQAAKKEADLVIVIAHWGKEKVDFPVEHQKELAKALVSAGADLIVGGHPHVLQGFEQLDGKWVAYSMGNFIFTRATQPKTWETMLLQATLTKEGVKELKMIPYHAELGQAVPMNEENSRQLIKRIESISSGVTIAEDGTITASEKRANTNHE, encoded by the coding sequence ATGGTTCAACAAAAACCGAGTCGTCTTCAAATCAGACGTAACAAAAAGAAACAAGAACAGCGTAAGCGACTCCGCCTGCTTATCTTGGCAAACACTGTTCTGTTAACAGTAGGCCTCCTAATCGTCGCTTGTATCTATCTTCCCGAAAAAATTGACAACTTCTTCTCCTCTCAAAATGGCGCATCTTCAGACTCAACAAAACCTACACCTGACAATGTTCGTCTTACGTTTGCAGGCGATATCATGATGTCTGGACATGTGGAGACTTTATTAAAGGATAAAGGATATGATCATGCCTTTACGCATGTAAAAGATATATTCCTAGCCGACGATTACACAATCGGCAACTTGGAGACTCCTATCACCGAAAAAGGGTCTCCGGCCGCAAACAAGCAGTTTGTCTATAAATCATCGCCTGAAGCAGTCACGGCTATGAAGAAATCAGGGATTGATCTCGTGAATCTAGCCAACAATCACTCGATGGATCAGGGAGAAGACGGATTATTAGATACGATGTACACGTTAGACAAGGAGAAGATCGCGTATGTAGGAGCTGGTGTTAATGCTGATCGTGCCTATTCCCCTGTTTTTGTAGAACGTAATGGGATTAAAATGGCATTCTTCGGCTTTAGTCGTGTCGTTCCGGAAATTAGCTGGTATGCCAGCAAAAATAAGACAGGCCTAGCGGTAATGTATGATCCTAAACGGGCAGTGGAGGCCGTACAAGCTGCCAAAAAGGAAGCTGATCTAGTCATTGTCATCGCTCATTGGGGAAAGGAAAAGGTAGATTTTCCTGTAGAGCACCAAAAGGAATTGGCTAAAGCTCTTGTGAGCGCAGGGGCAGATCTTATTGTTGGTGGTCATCCTCATGTTCTCCAAGGCTTTGAGCAGCTTGATGGAAAATGGGTTGCATACAGCATGGGAAATTTCATCTTTACCCGCGCCACACAGCCGAAAACCTGGGAAACCATGTTGCTACAAGCTACCCTGACGAAGGAAGGCGTTAAGGAACTGAAAATGATCCCATACCACGCAGAGCTTGGTCAGGCTGTTCCGATGAATGAAGAAAATTCGCGTCAATTGATCAAGCGGATCGAGTCAATCTCTTCAGGTGTTACCATTGCAGAGGATGGTACCATTACAGCTTCAGAGAAACGGGCAAACACCAACCATGAATAA
- a CDS encoding putative thiazole-containing bacteriocin maturation protein, with product MTRLDSSMRLKVKKDTFFLPDAKGNVYFRNNVGSFRMEGNGVDQWIEKLLPVFNGENTLGELTDRLPKEYRDRVFEIAENLFQNGFVQDVSQDRPHQLTDKICKRYASQIEFLSNLADSGAYRFMSYRQAKVLAIGSGPIFVSLVVALLDSGLSRFHMLINRSLPTDRQRIVELASHARETDPEVAIEELALQAEVVNTWREVVQPFDAILYVSQEGNVEELRVLQAVCREEGKVLLPAICLQQVGVAGPLVHPDSEECWESAWRRIHQSVLCKDEKLHTFSSTAGAMLANVIVFELFKTITAVNESEPKNKVYLLDLETLEGNWHSFMSHPLVTGKTKVKWIEDIDEHLEQKKDSSDSNGLIPYFSTLTSAESGIFHIWEEGNLKQLPLAQCRIQATDPLSEGPAELLPEMVCTGMTHEEARKDAGLTGIEAYVSRMVPTFLTGQMLEPHDFVGVGAGETAVEGVSRGLQKCLFQELSTQHMDQKPSVNQVQLSTVEDEYCRFYLQALITMQGTPRIGVGAEVFGFPAVWVGTGERWYGSVGLNVTMALRNSLQYALLVAQNQAEFRMPLALSRASVLLEEQEQNSLAIPGLDEKAQTEILQSALQVLKRNQKRLFLLDLAQESFLKKELAGVYGVLLREEESR from the coding sequence ATGACACGATTAGACTCTTCTATGCGTCTGAAAGTGAAAAAGGATACTTTTTTTCTCCCTGATGCAAAGGGAAATGTGTATTTTCGGAATAATGTAGGCTCATTTCGTATGGAAGGAAATGGGGTTGATCAGTGGATTGAAAAACTGTTGCCGGTGTTTAACGGGGAGAACACGTTGGGCGAGCTGACGGACAGATTGCCGAAAGAATATCGGGATCGTGTGTTTGAAATCGCAGAAAATTTATTCCAAAATGGTTTTGTTCAGGATGTGAGCCAAGATCGTCCGCATCAGCTTACGGACAAGATTTGCAAAAGGTATGCTTCACAAATTGAATTTTTAAGTAATCTGGCTGATTCTGGTGCTTATCGTTTCATGTCTTATCGTCAGGCTAAAGTGCTAGCGATCGGCTCCGGTCCGATCTTTGTCTCATTAGTTGTGGCGTTGCTTGATTCCGGCTTGTCCAGGTTCCATATGCTGATCAATCGTTCGCTGCCGACGGATCGACAACGGATAGTGGAGCTGGCGTCTCATGCCCGCGAAACGGACCCCGAGGTAGCCATAGAGGAGCTTGCGCTACAGGCGGAGGTAGTAAATACTTGGCGCGAGGTTGTGCAGCCGTTTGATGCGATTTTGTACGTTTCTCAGGAGGGCAATGTAGAGGAACTGCGGGTTCTCCAAGCCGTTTGCAGGGAAGAGGGCAAGGTGCTGCTGCCAGCGATATGTCTACAGCAGGTGGGGGTAGCGGGACCGCTTGTGCATCCAGACTCCGAGGAATGTTGGGAGTCGGCGTGGCGCCGTATACACCAATCCGTTCTCTGCAAAGACGAAAAGCTGCACACGTTTTCCTCTACAGCGGGAGCGATGCTGGCAAATGTAATCGTGTTTGAATTGTTCAAGACCATTACGGCGGTGAACGAATCGGAACCGAAGAATAAGGTCTACCTTCTTGATCTGGAGACGTTGGAAGGAAACTGGCATTCGTTCATGTCTCACCCGTTGGTGACAGGAAAAACGAAAGTCAAATGGATAGAAGATATTGATGAACACCTCGAACAAAAAAAGGACTCAAGTGATTCGAACGGTCTGATCCCTTATTTCAGCACATTGACATCAGCAGAATCAGGGATTTTCCACATCTGGGAGGAGGGGAACTTAAAGCAGCTTCCATTGGCCCAGTGCCGAATTCAGGCAACTGACCCGCTGTCGGAGGGACCGGCCGAGCTGTTGCCGGAGATGGTGTGCACAGGGATGACGCATGAGGAGGCTCGGAAGGATGCGGGGCTGACCGGAATAGAAGCGTATGTATCGCGTATGGTTCCCACGTTCTTGACGGGACAAATGCTAGAGCCACATGATTTTGTCGGAGTCGGAGCGGGGGAGACCGCAGTGGAGGGTGTCAGCCGCGGGTTGCAAAAGTGTTTGTTCCAAGAACTGAGCACGCAGCATATGGATCAAAAACCTTCTGTTAATCAGGTGCAATTGAGTACGGTAGAAGATGAGTATTGCCGGTTTTATTTGCAAGCATTGATCACCATGCAAGGAACACCGAGGATCGGAGTGGGAGCAGAAGTGTTCGGTTTCCCTGCGGTGTGGGTCGGTACAGGTGAACGCTGGTATGGCAGTGTAGGTTTAAATGTGACCATGGCGTTGCGTAATTCGTTGCAGTATGCCTTGCTAGTGGCACAAAATCAGGCGGAATTTCGCATGCCGCTTGCGTTGTCCCGTGCATCCGTTCTTTTGGAAGAACAGGAGCAAAACAGTCTTGCGATTCCCGGACTAGACGAAAAAGCGCAAACAGAGATCTTGCAGTCCGCTCTACAGGTTTTGAAACGGAATCAGAAGCGGCTCTTCCTCTTGGATTTGGCGCAGGAGTCCTTTTTGAAAAAGGAACTGGCAGGAGTATATGGGGTTTTGCTGCGGGAGGAGGAGTCCCGGTGA